From Besnoitia besnoiti strain Bb-Ger1 chromosome X, whole genome shotgun sequence, one genomic window encodes:
- a CDS encoding IMC sub-compartment protein ISP2 (encoded by transcript BESB_016000), with amino-acid sequence MGNACKSCCGESADTQLEVEAPENGSKTSSPHEELLKRYTPDLLERLHKGLGIGLILQDKSRLDCIVKLTDDNSAIQLSCDRKSRMVKLSEIRNILYTPEQLKRVDCSAGISKSDYCVALHLIASGNCIPLFFADAAGRDCFVIVLEKLRDSLPAPSGSTSSS; translated from the exons ATGGGGAATGCCTGCAAGAGCTGCTGCGGTGAATCCGCAGACACTCAGCTGGAAGTCGAAGCGCCTGAAAACGGGAGCAAGACTTCCTCGCCGCACGAGGAGCTGTTGAAGCGTTACACCCCTGATCTTCTTGAGAGGCTTCACAAGGGACTGGGCATCGGGCTGATTCTGCAG GACAAGTCTCGGCTGGACTGCATCGTGAAGCTCACCGACGACAACTCGGCGATTCAGTTGTCGTGCGACCGCAAGTCGCGGATGGTGAAGCTCTCGGAGATTCGGAACATTCTCTACACGCCtgagcagctgaagcgcgtGGACTGCTCCGCGGGCATCTCCAAGAGCGACtactgcgtcgccctccatCTCATCGCCTCTGGCAACTGCAtccccctcttcttcgcagacgctgcgggcCGCGACTGCTTTGTGATTGTTTTGGAGAAACTGAGGGACTCGCTGCCGGCTCCCTCCGGCTCCACGTCTTCCTCCTAA
- a CDS encoding hypothetical protein (encoded by transcript BESB_015990) — MSMEDPELAAAARRRTSAGDTRPAEETHPLKPVALLKPVEGRNLPECGDRESCRPSLERGDPEETAPARRTESDEEECETTAAVTRTEAASTLLAVSGRELSEGEESEPDDRGEMCQHGGAGTIRGLEAPEARSPSADSQAEESEGDGERALRGDTDEQPSASRNEGLSSRVPASPPFVFADDGQGEDEEDSDGDYFEDEVCSYFRRDRRPFLGTLATLPEGREEEECSGADESEETPLEGGDSGDEECSGAEEEKPVEGGERGEGTRGGGEGSSPHALEDEGDAPRPEFLPSASDEEERGAEGESNESEATDAAEKAAESEEDDGEWGDGLSEGVPEVEETLSEGDGAPLEATASPEAVFASSSPPAHSREAGGADVSGSGLAPSPRWQPACWAASSSGGDSQGAEARWTPTTEMFIPRATLSQIAAYQEAIQRRRSSGLEIPARREKAQPVLWPTLHSVQKANGEVARVTIMPSPLSLYYFDQLCPGTSHRRALAAEEECERRRSSARVLNDFLEASEALTTALCTDGGLSAYVRTKQAIEAHSCWSGAGREVKRAHEPAWTAQPSRGLAAAPAASSSRSCVAQPREEKRREPSAASLTLPQGGGRSCVAGGALSHQFSAGGTLTTGAAAAASCARFSSSLKLPDASPERAEDLDSGRSLPAAMHAHRAQCRLAADATPHDEKKGSHEALEVAQGCGEVPLDAAAAWRDAGGVEGFRETRARELRARERDGDAALLFAGELGRTASEQLFAESLRPHLDVSYAENTLQAAVLYVAEKSESRPLACVRAPASMFLSRGAVGGRERKCCF; from the exons ATGAGCATGGAAGACCCCGagctcgcggctgcagcgcgccgccgcacgagcgccggcgacacAAGGCCCGCGGAAGAGACACACCCCTTGAAGCCTGTGGCGCTTCTCAAGCCTGTTGAAGGCAGAAACTTGCCGGAATGCGGGGACCGGGAGAGCTGCAGGCCGTCTCTCGAGCGAGGTGACCCCGAAGAGActgcgccggcgagaagaaCTGAGTCTGACGAAGAGGAATGCGAGACGACCGCCGCCGTGACGCGGACGGAGGCAGCCTCgaccctcctcgccgtctcgggTCGCGAGCTCtccgagggagaggagagcgaaccCGACGACAGGGGAGAAATGTGCCAACATGGAGGTGCCGgtacaatccgaggattagaagCCCCCGAGGCGCGGTCGCCTTCGGCTGACTCGCAGGCGGAAGAGTcagaaggagacggcgagagggcgcTCAGAGGCGACACAGACGAGCAGCCGTCCGCTAGTCGAAATGAAGGCCTGTCGTCGCGGgttcctgcgtcgccgccgtttgtcttcgccgacgacgggcaaggcgaagatgaagaggacTCCGACGGAGACTATTTCGAGGACGAAGTCTGCAGCTACTTCCGCCGAGACCGACGGCCCTTCCTAGGCACGTTAGCCACGCTGCCGGAGGGccgtgaagaagaagaatgcagcggcgccgacgagagcgaggaaacgccgctcgagggcggagatagcggagacgaagaatgcagcggcgccgaggaggaaaagccggtcgagggcggagagcgcggagaagggacccgtgggggaggggagggctCGAGTCCGCACGCGCTGGAAGatgaaggagacgcgccgcggccggagTTCCTGCCGAGCGCctcagacgaagaggaacgtggagcagagggcgagtccaacgagagcgaggcgacagacgccgcggagaaggcggcagagagtgaagaagacgacggcgaatgGGGCGATGGCCTGAGTGAAGGCGTCCCAGAGGTCGAAGAAACTCTCTCTGAAGGCGATGGAGCGCCCCTCGAAGCAACCGCGAGCCCAG aggcggtattcgcttcttcctcgccgccggcgcacagTCGGGAAGCGGGCGGTGCGGACGTTTCTGGCAGCGGgctggcgccgtctccgcggtgGCAGCCCGCGTGTTgggcggcctcctcctctggggGCGACTCGCAGGGTGCGGAGGCCAGAtggacgccgacgacggagaTGTTTATTCCGCGTGCGACGCTATCGCAGATCGCGGCGTATCAAGAGGCGAtccagcgccggcgcagctcggGGCTCGAGATTCccgcgcgaagagagaaggcgcagcccgTTCTGTGGCCTACGCTCCATTCAGTGCAGAAGGCAAACGGCGAAGTCGCGCGCGTCACCATCATGCCTAGCCCCCTCAGTCTCTACTACTTCGATC AGCTGTGTCCTGGTACCTCgcatcgccgcgccctcgcagcggaagaggaatgcgagagacggcgaagctcCGCCCGAGTTCTCAACGACTTCCTCGAAGCCTCGGAGGCCTTGACTACTGCCCTATGCACCGACGGCGGCCTATCGGCTTATGTTCGGACAAAGCAGGCGATAG AGGCGCACAGCTGCTGGAGCGGGGCCGGTCGAGAAGTCAAGCGCGCCCACGAACCTGCGTGGACTGCGCAGCCCTCTCGAGGCcttgcggctgcgccggcggcgtcttcgtcaAGGTCGTGTGTTGCGCAGCCGCGTGAagagaagcggagggagccgagcgcggcgagcctgaCGTTGCCTCAGGGAGGAGGCAGGAgctgcgtcgcaggcggcgcgctctcGCATCAgttctctgcaggcggcacGCTGAcgacaggcgcggctgcggccgcttcttgcgcgcgattctcctcgtcgctgaaGCTCCCAGACGCGAGCCCGGAGAGAGCTGAGGACCTCGACTCAGGGCGCAGTCTCCCAGCAGCGATGCACGCACACCGCGCCCAGTGCCGCCtggccgcagacgccacgCCGCACGACGAAAAGAAAGGCAGCCACGAAGCGCTGGAGGTTGCTcaaggctgcggcgaggtgccgctggacgcggctgcggcctggCGAGACGCTGGGGGAGTCGAGGGGTTTCGCGAAACCAGGGCGAGagagctgcgtgcgcgcgagcgagacggagaTGCAGCCCTCCTGTTCGCGGGGGAGCTCGGGCGCACCGCGTCTGAGCAGCTTTTTGCAGAGAGCCTACGCCCGCACCTTGATGTCAGCTACGCAGAAAACACACTGCAGGCCGCAGTGTTGTATGTTGCAGAGAAATCCGAATCGCGCCCTCTCGCTTGCGTGCGGGCGCCCGCAAGCATGTTCCTGTCGCGAGGCGCCGTGGGGGGCCGCGAGCGAAAATGCTGCTTTTAG